One stretch of Akkermansia sp. RCC_12PD DNA includes these proteins:
- a CDS encoding NfeD family protein, with product MRGPPPLLILLGIGGIYMEFKTPGFGIGGIVAIAAFALFFFGNNIAGNLAGYETAALLVLGVILLCVEFFVIPGTFIAAIAGGICIFLALFGGMISSWEWDNVIRGGQWEDFNTVALVLGVPLLKLVLGLTGGAIVITILMKYLPDSVLMRRVTNATVSGGPAGEAVSITRVQVGDRGNAVTELKPNGKAMINGEICEVFSRQGILIKGTPVRVVDIRPFDLVVVRDESPAGE from the coding sequence TTGCGTGGGCCTCCCCCCCTCCTGATTCTGCTGGGCATCGGCGGCATTTACATGGAGTTCAAGACGCCGGGATTCGGCATCGGGGGCATCGTGGCCATTGCCGCGTTCGCCCTGTTCTTTTTCGGCAACAACATCGCCGGAAACCTGGCCGGATACGAAACGGCCGCCCTGCTCGTGCTGGGGGTCATTCTGCTGTGCGTGGAATTTTTCGTCATTCCCGGCACGTTCATTGCCGCCATTGCGGGCGGCATCTGCATCTTCCTGGCGCTGTTCGGCGGCATGATCAGTTCCTGGGAATGGGACAACGTCATCCGCGGAGGCCAGTGGGAAGACTTCAACACCGTCGCCCTGGTCCTGGGCGTTCCCCTGCTGAAGCTGGTGCTGGGCTTGACGGGCGGCGCCATTGTCATCACCATCTTGATGAAGTACCTGCCTGATTCCGTGCTGATGCGCCGCGTGACCAACGCCACCGTAAGCGGCGGCCCCGCCGGGGAGGCCGTGAGCATTACGCGCGTCCAGGTCGGAGACCGGGGGAACGCCGTCACGGAACTGAAGCCCAACGGCAAGGCCATGATCAATGGCGAAATATGCGAGGTTTTCTCTCGACAAGGCATACTGATTAAGGGTACCCCTGTGCGCGTCGTGGACATACGTCCGTTCGACCTCGTCGTCGTCAGGGACGAATCCCCCGCCGGGGAATAA
- the nuoD gene encoding NADH dehydrogenase (quinone) subunit D, translating into MNTSTKTFTVADTAANADYLTNTSEPLGETMTLNVGPSHPATHGVLRLVLELDGEEIISCDPVVGHLHRGMEKIGETIQYNQFVPYTDRFDYLAPLSNNIAYACAVEKLMGWELPPRGQALRVLALELSRFSSHILGVGVYAMDVGAMTVFLYCYEEREKIHNFYEQLTGARFTSSYTRIGGQTRDVPQEMLKEVLAFCDQAEKTVDETEALLLKNKIFIDRLQGVGIIPREKALSWGLTGANLRASGVKRDLRKTNPYLGYEQYEFDIPIGEHGDCYDRFTIRIEEMRQSLRIIRQVVATMPEGPINVVDKKGTLPPKEKALTDMESLIRQFMTTTMGVNAPAGQVYFAAENPKGELGFFLDSKGGGLPNRLRMRSPSFCNLSILPELLPGHLVSDVPAILGSFDFVMGECDR; encoded by the coding sequence ATGAACACGAGCACCAAAACCTTCACCGTTGCAGATACAGCCGCCAACGCCGATTATCTCACCAATACATCCGAACCGCTCGGAGAAACGATGACCCTGAACGTGGGCCCCTCCCACCCCGCCACCCACGGCGTGCTCCGCCTGGTTCTGGAACTTGACGGCGAAGAAATCATCAGCTGCGATCCCGTAGTGGGCCACCTGCACCGCGGCATGGAGAAGATCGGGGAGACGATCCAGTACAACCAGTTCGTCCCCTACACCGACCGTTTTGACTACCTGGCCCCGCTGTCCAACAACATCGCCTACGCCTGCGCCGTGGAAAAGCTGATGGGCTGGGAACTTCCGCCCCGCGGCCAGGCCCTGCGCGTGCTCGCCCTGGAGCTTTCCCGTTTTTCCTCCCACATTCTGGGAGTGGGCGTGTACGCCATGGACGTAGGCGCCATGACCGTGTTCCTGTACTGCTATGAGGAACGTGAAAAAATCCACAACTTTTACGAACAGCTTACGGGCGCGCGCTTCACGTCCTCCTACACCCGCATCGGCGGTCAGACGCGCGACGTACCGCAGGAAATGCTGAAGGAAGTGCTCGCCTTCTGCGACCAGGCGGAAAAGACCGTTGACGAAACGGAAGCCCTGCTGCTCAAGAACAAAATTTTCATCGACCGCCTCCAGGGCGTGGGCATCATTCCCCGTGAAAAGGCCCTTTCCTGGGGCCTTACCGGAGCCAACCTGCGCGCCAGCGGCGTCAAGCGCGACCTGCGCAAGACCAATCCCTACCTGGGCTACGAACAGTACGAATTCGATATCCCGATCGGCGAACACGGAGACTGCTACGACCGTTTCACCATCCGCATTGAGGAAATGCGCCAGTCCCTGCGCATCATCCGCCAGGTGGTCGCCACCATGCCGGAGGGACCCATCAACGTGGTGGACAAGAAAGGCACGCTTCCGCCCAAGGAAAAAGCGCTGACGGACATGGAATCCCTGATCCGCCAGTTCATGACCACCACCATGGGCGTGAACGCCCCCGCGGGCCAGGTTTACTTTGCCGCGGAAAACCCGAAGGGAGAGCTGGGCTTCTTCCTGGATTCCAAGGGCGGTGGTCTTCCCAACCGCCTGCGCATGCGCTCCCCCTCCTTCTGCAACCTTTCCATCCTGCCGGAGCTTCTGCCGGGGCACCTGGTTTCCGACGTTCCGGCCATTCTCGGCTCCTTTGACTTCGTGATGGGCGAATGCGACCGCTAA
- a CDS encoding 4-alpha-glucanotransferase, which yields MDEKRLAGVVLPLFSLRRNNDHGIGDLTALRQWIDWAADAHVGFLQLLPVNALGRDECPSPYSAISSIALEPLYLSLEPWTVPGLEERVFNETGDTPPWEQPSGPDLVDYPKVRSWKMWILRGAWHNFRTKPEYAGIMPKFREWVKEQGSWLEDFVCFQVLCDLFGTAIWWHWPEQDPARAKAIAADYEEEKDFSRWLQWLCEKQWEFIRIYADERNVKLMGDIPIGVSLSSSDVFFERHLFNTDWCGGAPAEGNYAADPFTAKWGQNWGIPLYKWDVMAQDNFAWWRRRVKYCTKIFSMYRIDHILGFYRIYAFPWKPTENDVFLPLTREQAAERTGGRLPAFKPRGDDQVWERNMNLADGDLYLRLVLSAAPGVSVVGEDLGCVPDYVRPNMRQLDIPGFKIPHWEIKPDGSIILGKEYHECSFAAFGTHDFETLMQTWNDSYAKIERARKLNLWMGGVPKTPSNPEQEHIIKEAEDGARLLKWFADYCGMQPETWMSYWNLEIKTAMYRALFRSKSRYSAILWPALFDINKRLNIPGTTGGTNWRERMPFKAVEACSMPQTAWLRSIIDDSDRTPLQGEDAINALKASSKRIFPKVTVNNERFLKRMLMWPNGKSL from the coding sequence ATGGATGAAAAGAGACTAGCCGGCGTCGTTCTGCCTTTGTTTTCCCTGCGCCGCAATAATGACCACGGCATCGGGGATCTGACGGCCCTGCGCCAGTGGATAGACTGGGCGGCGGACGCTCATGTGGGATTTCTTCAGTTGCTGCCCGTCAATGCCTTGGGACGGGACGAATGCCCCTCCCCCTATTCCGCCATCAGTTCCATTGCGCTGGAACCCCTGTACCTTTCCCTGGAACCCTGGACCGTACCCGGCCTGGAAGAACGCGTCTTTAACGAGACGGGAGACACGCCGCCCTGGGAACAGCCTTCCGGCCCGGACCTGGTGGACTACCCCAAGGTCCGCTCCTGGAAGATGTGGATTCTGCGCGGCGCATGGCACAATTTCCGGACCAAGCCGGAATATGCGGGCATCATGCCCAAGTTCCGGGAATGGGTGAAGGAACAGGGAAGCTGGCTGGAAGACTTCGTGTGCTTCCAGGTGCTCTGCGACCTGTTCGGCACGGCGATCTGGTGGCACTGGCCGGAACAGGACCCGGCGCGCGCCAAGGCCATTGCCGCCGACTACGAGGAAGAGAAGGATTTCTCCCGCTGGCTTCAATGGCTCTGCGAGAAGCAGTGGGAATTCATCCGGATTTATGCGGATGAACGCAACGTGAAGCTGATGGGGGATATTCCCATCGGCGTTTCCCTGTCCAGTTCCGATGTCTTTTTTGAACGCCACCTGTTCAATACGGACTGGTGCGGCGGCGCTCCGGCGGAAGGCAATTATGCCGCGGACCCGTTCACGGCCAAATGGGGCCAGAACTGGGGCATTCCCCTGTACAAATGGGATGTGATGGCCCAGGACAACTTCGCCTGGTGGCGCCGCAGGGTAAAGTACTGCACCAAAATTTTCAGCATGTACAGGATCGACCACATCCTGGGCTTTTACCGCATTTACGCCTTCCCGTGGAAACCCACGGAGAACGACGTTTTCCTGCCCCTGACACGGGAGCAGGCCGCCGAAAGAACCGGAGGCCGCCTGCCCGCCTTCAAGCCGCGCGGCGACGACCAGGTGTGGGAACGCAACATGAATCTGGCGGACGGGGACTTGTACCTGCGCCTTGTGCTGTCCGCCGCCCCCGGCGTCAGCGTGGTGGGGGAAGACCTGGGCTGCGTGCCGGATTACGTGCGCCCGAACATGCGCCAGCTCGATATTCCCGGCTTCAAGATTCCCCACTGGGAGATCAAGCCGGACGGCTCCATCATCCTGGGCAAGGAATATCACGAATGCTCTTTCGCAGCATTCGGCACGCATGATTTTGAAACGCTCATGCAGACGTGGAACGACAGCTATGCCAAGATCGAACGCGCCCGCAAGCTGAATCTGTGGATGGGGGGCGTTCCCAAAACTCCTTCCAATCCGGAACAGGAACACATCATCAAGGAAGCGGAAGACGGCGCACGCCTGCTGAAATGGTTTGCCGACTACTGCGGAATGCAGCCGGAAACCTGGATGTCCTACTGGAATCTGGAGATCAAGACGGCCATGTACCGCGCCCTGTTCCGCTCCAAATCCCGTTATTCCGCCATTCTCTGGCCCGCCCTGTTCGATATCAACAAGCGACTGAATATTCCCGGCACCACCGGAGGCACCAACTGGAGGGAGCGCATGCCCTTCAAGGCCGTGGAAGCCTGTTCCATGCCGCAGACCGCATGGCTGCGCTCCATCATTGACGACTCCGACCGCACGCCGCTCCAGGGGGAAGACGCCATCAACGCACTCAAGGCATCCAGCAAGCGCATTTTCCCGAAGGTGACCGTGAACAACGAACGCTTCCTGAAACGGATGCTGATGTGGCCCAACGGCAAATCGCTTTAA
- a CDS encoding riboflavin synthase — translation MFTGLVETTGTVVGFTPIDGGARLTLDIPFGSELSLGDSVAVNGCCLTVDALDGNRVSFDLLSQTIRVTSLGNLKPGSLVNLERAMSAMDRFGGHFVMGHVDNTGTITALEPVGQDHRLEVRIPDELARYCIDKGSITIDGISLTIANLNGTLLEFWITPHTFGRTNLQDAVIGQPVNLEVDMLAKYVEKLFTARESAGI, via the coding sequence ATGTTTACCGGACTTGTTGAAACAACTGGAACCGTGGTGGGGTTCACCCCCATTGACGGCGGAGCCAGGCTGACGCTGGACATCCCTTTCGGCAGTGAACTCTCCCTGGGGGATTCCGTGGCCGTGAACGGGTGCTGCCTGACAGTGGATGCCCTGGATGGGAACCGCGTCTCCTTCGACCTGCTTTCCCAGACCATCCGGGTGACCAGCTTAGGGAATCTGAAACCCGGCAGCCTGGTAAATCTGGAACGCGCCATGTCCGCCATGGACCGTTTCGGCGGCCACTTTGTGATGGGGCACGTGGACAACACCGGAACGATCACGGCGCTGGAACCCGTGGGGCAGGATCACAGGCTGGAAGTGCGCATCCCCGATGAACTGGCCCGCTACTGCATTGACAAGGGCTCCATCACCATTGACGGCATTTCCCTGACCATTGCCAATCTCAACGGAACCTTGCTGGAATTCTGGATTACCCCTCATACCTTCGGCCGCACCAACCTTCAGGACGCCGTGATCGGACAGCCCGTAAACCTGGAAGTGGACATGCTGGCCAAATACGTGGAAAAGCTGTTCACGGCCCGTGAAAGCGCAGGCATTTGA
- a CDS encoding NAD(P)H-dependent oxidoreductase subunit E, with product MSDYAENAIDALIAHHPSPGEQFYPAFEATPELDAAASEYITHYPEGKQQSAVLPILHEIQKKFGYISADAITWTAEKLGLTPAHVLGVVTFYPGLRQTCPGKNHIRVCRTLSCAMAGADSLFNTICTRLGIDKSSIDHHHPIGVSPSGLWSVEGVECLANCGFGPNMMVNDILYEKVTPELLEEVILKYQNA from the coding sequence ATGTCCGATTACGCTGAAAACGCCATTGACGCGCTCATCGCCCATCATCCCAGCCCCGGCGAACAATTCTACCCGGCCTTTGAAGCCACGCCGGAACTTGATGCCGCCGCAAGCGAATACATCACGCATTATCCGGAGGGCAAACAGCAATCCGCCGTTCTCCCCATTCTGCATGAGATTCAAAAGAAATTCGGCTACATCAGCGCGGACGCCATCACCTGGACGGCGGAAAAACTGGGACTCACCCCTGCCCACGTGCTGGGCGTGGTCACTTTCTATCCCGGCCTGCGCCAGACCTGCCCCGGCAAGAACCACATCCGCGTCTGCCGCACGCTTTCCTGTGCCATGGCGGGGGCGGACAGCCTCTTCAACACCATCTGCACGCGCCTGGGAATCGACAAGAGCAGCATCGACCACCACCACCCCATCGGCGTCAGCCCCTCGGGCCTGTGGAGTGTGGAAGGCGTGGAATGCCTCGCCAACTGCGGATTCGGCCCCAACATGATGGTCAACGACATCCTGTATGAAAAAGTCACGCCGGAACTGCTGGAGGAAGTGATCCTCAAATACCAGAACGCCTAA
- a CDS encoding polysaccharide deacetylase family protein: MISAGVACAELPPELPPMTPLPLAPGPVTGGTIKGDPAAGIVPVRELIEANRRDEDIPMAEPIPGETATPSAPDESIPNAEPIPGETHLQLPPQGSPSIPPSAFSPVPVPQHETRVAILGYHDFSRTLPATEMRMNTDTFRAQMQALKTAGVPIITMKDFLDWKLGDKQLPAKCVLITIDDGWKSVYTDAYPILREMKIPFTVFPYTKFITGRGSAMSREQIQEMLNNGATLGSHSVSHLYPRSWRAAQRKGTQAVLDLAAREIGESRKILQERFPGSDVEAYCYPGGFVLPEMITKAEEAGFRAAFTVIPRKVTKDTDRWRIHRYMVFGKDPKTFTRAVNFNTPSAPETPSPAPAGHEQGLGSYPAPSQPVFPAANTVVRSQNPDISISLAREPQLNPKDMEMRVSGFGLVNAKYDAREKVLKWTPSRPLRVSPVTVQVRWKVPGGNIWQTATWQFGIAEQEMHFIPGNLVK; encoded by the coding sequence ATGATCTCAGCCGGTGTCGCCTGTGCGGAGCTTCCGCCCGAACTGCCTCCCATGACACCCCTGCCGCTCGCACCCGGACCAGTGACGGGCGGCACCATCAAGGGGGACCCCGCAGCAGGCATCGTGCCCGTCCGGGAACTGATCGAAGCCAACCGCAGGGATGAAGATATTCCCATGGCCGAGCCCATCCCCGGAGAAACGGCGACTCCGTCCGCGCCGGACGAATCCATCCCGAATGCGGAACCCATTCCCGGGGAGACGCACCTCCAGCTCCCGCCCCAGGGCTCCCCTTCCATTCCGCCCTCCGCCTTTTCTCCCGTTCCCGTCCCTCAGCATGAAACACGGGTGGCCATCCTGGGCTACCATGATTTCAGCCGCACGCTGCCCGCCACGGAGATGCGCATGAATACGGACACGTTCCGAGCCCAGATGCAGGCGCTGAAAACCGCAGGCGTGCCCATCATTACCATGAAGGATTTCCTGGACTGGAAACTGGGCGACAAGCAACTGCCCGCCAAGTGCGTCCTGATCACCATTGACGATGGATGGAAGAGCGTTTACACGGACGCCTACCCGATTCTCCGGGAAATGAAAATCCCCTTCACCGTTTTCCCCTACACCAAGTTCATCACAGGCCGCGGGTCCGCCATGAGCCGGGAACAGATTCAGGAAATGCTGAACAACGGAGCCACTCTGGGCAGCCATTCCGTCAGCCACCTGTACCCCAGGTCCTGGCGCGCAGCCCAGAGAAAGGGCACGCAGGCCGTCTTGGACCTGGCCGCCAGGGAAATAGGGGAATCCAGGAAAATTCTCCAGGAGAGATTCCCCGGTTCCGACGTGGAAGCCTATTGCTACCCGGGCGGTTTCGTTCTGCCGGAGATGATCACCAAGGCGGAGGAAGCCGGCTTCCGGGCGGCGTTTACCGTCATTCCCAGAAAAGTGACCAAGGACACGGACCGCTGGAGAATTCACCGTTACATGGTGTTCGGCAAGGATCCCAAGACGTTCACCAGAGCCGTGAATTTCAATACTCCCAGCGCGCCGGAGACGCCCTCCCCCGCCCCCGCAGGCCATGAACAGGGGCTGGGGTCCTATCCGGCGCCCTCCCAGCCCGTCTTCCCGGCGGCCAACACCGTGGTCCGCAGCCAGAATCCGGACATTTCCATTTCCCTTGCACGGGAACCGCAGCTCAATCCCAAGGACATGGAGATGCGCGTCTCCGGCTTCGGCTTGGTAAATGCCAAATATGACGCCAGGGAAAAAGTCCTGAAATGGACACCCTCCCGTCCCCTGCGCGTCAGCCCGGTCACCGTCCAGGTACGGTGGAAGGTTCCCGGCGGCAACATCTGGCAGACGGCCACCTGGCAATTCGGGATTGCGGAGCAGGAAATGCACTTCATTCCCGGAAACCTCGTCAAATGA
- a CDS encoding 50S ribosomal protein L11 methyltransferase, producing the protein MSWSWNKLSAAKWEDAWSERIARNPNAVITQIKGGKTIRIVVYCDTEQDALILKEHFGGSVREVKTQDWVAAQNREPRPPLKIRDSLLITEQTDAEKLKALQQQFPKRRILSVPAEMAFGTGDHATTSACLRFICDFAKSRKGADWSMTDIGCGTAVLAMAALELGAARAAAFDFDPMAIEVARHNMERNGITDARLDLFVGDVFEWTPTAGQKGDLVVANLFSTILQKAFPRIITAMKQNAVLVISGILASQWEETKAAAERRGLTFDKVIKRGKWVTAKGGLSASTARV; encoded by the coding sequence ATGAGCTGGAGCTGGAACAAATTGTCCGCCGCCAAATGGGAAGACGCCTGGAGCGAACGCATTGCCAGAAATCCGAATGCCGTCATTACGCAAATCAAGGGGGGCAAAACCATCAGAATTGTCGTTTACTGCGATACGGAACAAGATGCCCTTATATTGAAAGAACATTTCGGAGGGTCCGTCCGGGAAGTCAAGACACAGGACTGGGTAGCAGCGCAAAACAGGGAGCCGCGCCCTCCCCTGAAAATCAGGGATTCCCTGCTCATCACGGAACAAACGGATGCCGAAAAGCTGAAAGCCCTGCAACAGCAGTTTCCCAAACGCCGCATCCTGAGCGTCCCGGCGGAAATGGCCTTCGGCACCGGAGACCATGCCACCACATCCGCCTGCCTGCGCTTCATCTGCGACTTTGCCAAGTCCCGCAAGGGGGCGGACTGGAGCATGACGGACATCGGCTGCGGTACCGCCGTACTGGCCATGGCCGCGCTGGAACTGGGGGCGGCCCGCGCCGCCGCCTTTGACTTCGACCCGATGGCCATTGAAGTGGCCCGGCACAACATGGAACGCAACGGCATTACCGATGCCCGGCTGGATTTGTTTGTGGGGGACGTGTTTGAATGGACTCCCACGGCTGGGCAGAAGGGTGACCTGGTTGTCGCCAACCTGTTTTCCACCATTCTGCAGAAGGCTTTTCCGCGCATCATCACGGCCATGAAGCAAAATGCCGTGCTGGTCATTTCCGGTATTCTGGCCTCCCAGTGGGAGGAAACGAAGGCGGCCGCGGAACGCCGCGGACTCACGTTTGACAAAGTAATCAAACGGGGGAAATGGGTGACGGCCAAAGGAGGGCTGAGTGCATCAACGGCCCGCGTATAA
- a CDS encoding putative Na+/H+ antiporter encodes MSSICHFTKALTLRFGRLAAVAAAVFFMAAGAGEAAVRAAEPAYPATEIGGESQYSHFPIPLSQYKQMPPDASLSQVLSERNEQSGGFNLAVTLVFLGAIIHTFLAGRFERYSHKLALRYKEKLKESNFRVMHPEERLPVSFASAIFHFLGEVEAVFGIWIIPFMFVCWKYYSFEDFSAYLNYDCSFTEPMFVMIIMIIASSRPIFKLAESVVNCGARLGKATPGAWWISVMCLAPLLGSLITEPAAMTIGALILSKKFYDLKPKRSLMYATLGLLFVNISIGGTLTHFAAPPVVMVAEKWDWGLAHMIQHFGWKAVCAIIISNLIYFLMFRKEFARLATQQREFSEFDDAIPQSWEDRNDRIPVWVTLAHVCFLTWTVLFSHEPVMFIGSFLFFIGFTVATPQYQNQMSLRVPMMVGFFLAGLVILGGVQAWWLEPVLTRLGDYAMIGATLLTAFNDNAAVTFLASTVPNLPEAVKYSVVAGAVTGGGLTVIANAPNPAGQAILGKYFKGINPLWLFTWAALPTAIVFIFFTCFGH; translated from the coding sequence ATGAGCAGCATTTGTCATTTTACCAAAGCTCTGACACTCCGTTTTGGTCGGCTTGCCGCAGTGGCGGCAGCCGTCTTTTTCATGGCCGCCGGAGCGGGAGAGGCTGCCGTGCGTGCGGCGGAGCCCGCCTATCCCGCCACGGAAATTGGAGGAGAATCCCAATACAGCCATTTCCCGATTCCGCTCAGCCAGTACAAGCAGATGCCCCCGGACGCCAGCCTGTCCCAGGTATTGAGCGAACGCAACGAACAGTCCGGCGGCTTCAACCTGGCCGTGACGCTGGTATTCCTGGGCGCCATCATACATACGTTCCTGGCGGGGCGCTTTGAACGCTACTCCCACAAGCTGGCCCTGCGCTACAAGGAAAAGCTGAAGGAATCCAACTTCCGCGTGATGCATCCGGAAGAACGGCTGCCGGTCTCCTTTGCCTCCGCCATCTTTCATTTCCTGGGGGAAGTGGAAGCCGTGTTCGGCATCTGGATTATCCCCTTCATGTTCGTGTGCTGGAAATACTATTCCTTTGAAGACTTTTCAGCTTATCTGAATTACGACTGTTCGTTCACGGAGCCCATGTTCGTGATGATCATCATGATCATCGCTTCCTCCCGCCCCATCTTCAAGCTGGCGGAATCCGTAGTCAACTGTGGCGCCAGACTGGGGAAGGCCACTCCCGGGGCCTGGTGGATTTCCGTCATGTGCCTGGCCCCCCTGCTGGGTTCCCTGATCACGGAGCCGGCCGCCATGACGATCGGCGCGCTGATCCTGAGCAAAAAATTCTATGACCTCAAGCCGAAGCGCTCCCTGATGTATGCCACGCTGGGCCTGCTGTTCGTGAACATCTCCATCGGCGGAACCCTGACTCACTTTGCCGCCCCTCCCGTCGTGATGGTTGCGGAAAAATGGGACTGGGGCCTGGCGCACATGATCCAGCATTTCGGCTGGAAAGCCGTGTGTGCCATCATCATATCCAACCTGATCTATTTCCTGATGTTCCGCAAGGAATTCGCCCGTCTGGCCACCCAGCAGCGCGAATTCAGTGAGTTTGACGACGCCATCCCCCAGTCTTGGGAAGACCGCAATGACCGGATTCCCGTGTGGGTGACGCTGGCGCATGTCTGCTTCCTGACCTGGACGGTGCTCTTCTCCCATGAACCGGTGATGTTCATCGGCAGTTTCCTTTTCTTCATCGGCTTTACGGTTGCCACGCCGCAGTACCAGAACCAGATGTCCCTGCGCGTTCCGATGATGGTGGGCTTCTTCCTGGCCGGCCTGGTGATCCTGGGCGGGGTGCAGGCCTGGTGGCTGGAACCGGTGCTGACGCGCCTGGGGGACTACGCCATGATCGGCGCCACCCTGCTGACGGCGTTCAACGACAATGCCGCCGTCACCTTCCTGGCTTCCACCGTTCCCAACCTGCCGGAGGCCGTCAAATATTCCGTGGTGGCCGGCGCCGTGACGGGCGGCGGCCTGACGGTGATTGCCAACGCCCCCAATCCGGCGGGGCAGGCCATTCTGGGCAAATACTTCAAGGGAATCAATCCCCTGTGGCTGTTCACGTGGGCGGCCCTTCCCACGGCGATCGTGTTCATCTTCTTCACCTGTTTCGGCCATTGA
- the rimO gene encoding 30S ribosomal protein S12 methylthiotransferase RimO codes for MSLTVGLISLGCPKNLIDSEIMIGHLQKAGMTMTPDAELADVMVVNTCAFIDQAKQEAIDAILDVVRARESGTYPENQKLIVAGCLSQRFHKELPALLPEVDAFIGPDQITRLPEIITEVMNRTVRNKNFVEGKCKYVPDWETPRYRLTPPHSAYIKIAEGCNHGCAYCIIPMIRGRHRSRSQEDVVREAEALVRAGVKEINLIAQDITYYGMDKWTDARPNRRSAVDSSRGESLASLIRALNAIEGEFWIRLLYTHPAHWSDELTAAIAESPKVARYVDIPLQHISDNMLSAMQRVTDGDYIRNLLRDIRKAVPGIAIRTTFITGFPGETEDDHQELMEFIEEFRFERAGIFTFSREEGTRAYNMPDQVHHRTKARRYNEATMLLTRIASEIGQKQIGRQIRVLVDAPGTARTEWDAPDIDGTVSVPPTLPVGEFATVTVTDAVAYELTAE; via the coding sequence ATGTCTCTCACCGTTGGACTCATTTCCCTGGGTTGTCCCAAGAATTTGATCGATTCCGAAATCATGATCGGCCACCTGCAGAAGGCGGGCATGACGATGACGCCGGACGCGGAACTGGCGGACGTGATGGTGGTCAATACCTGCGCGTTCATCGACCAGGCCAAGCAGGAAGCCATAGACGCCATTCTGGACGTGGTGCGCGCCAGGGAAAGCGGAACCTATCCGGAAAACCAGAAGCTGATTGTGGCGGGATGCCTGTCCCAGCGTTTCCACAAGGAACTTCCCGCCCTGCTGCCGGAGGTGGACGCGTTCATCGGCCCGGACCAGATCACCCGCCTGCCGGAGATTATCACGGAAGTGATGAACCGGACCGTGCGGAACAAGAATTTCGTGGAAGGCAAATGCAAGTACGTTCCGGACTGGGAAACGCCGCGCTACCGCCTGACGCCTCCGCACAGCGCCTATATCAAGATAGCGGAAGGCTGCAACCACGGATGCGCCTACTGCATTATTCCGATGATCCGCGGACGCCACCGCAGCCGTTCCCAGGAGGATGTGGTGCGTGAGGCGGAAGCCCTGGTCAGGGCCGGCGTGAAGGAAATCAACCTTATTGCCCAGGATATCACGTACTACGGCATGGACAAGTGGACGGACGCGCGCCCGAACCGCCGCAGCGCGGTGGATTCCTCCCGCGGGGAATCCCTGGCCTCCCTGATCCGCGCCCTGAATGCGATTGAAGGGGAATTCTGGATCCGCCTGCTTTACACCCACCCCGCCCACTGGAGCGACGAGCTGACAGCCGCTATCGCGGAAAGCCCGAAGGTGGCCCGGTACGTGGACATTCCCCTCCAGCATATTTCCGACAACATGCTCAGCGCCATGCAGCGCGTGACGGACGGGGACTACATCCGCAACCTTCTCAGGGACATCCGGAAGGCCGTGCCGGGCATCGCCATCCGCACCACTTTCATCACCGGCTTCCCTGGAGAGACGGAAGACGACCATCAGGAACTGATGGAGTTCATCGAGGAATTCCGCTTTGAACGCGCCGGCATTTTCACCTTTTCAAGGGAAGAGGGAACCAGGGCCTACAACATGCCCGACCAAGTCCATCACCGCACGAAAGCGCGCCGCTACAATGAGGCAACCATGCTTCTCACGCGCATTGCCTCGGAGATCGGGCAAAAGCAGATCGGCCGGCAAATCAGGGTTTTGGTAGATGCTCCCGGCACGGCCAGAACAGAGTGGGACGCCCCGGACATTGACGGAACCGTTTCCGTCCCCCCCACACTGCCCGTGGGCGAATTTGCAACGGTCACGGTGACGGACGCCGTGGCCTATGAGCTGACGGCGGAATAA